Proteins encoded together in one Variovorax paradoxus window:
- a CDS encoding DUF2169 domain-containing protein, which yields MKTIKPFRLSILTRPFRRQRQDLLGVSVFAMASLAPEPLLMPDQDLWKLAADEIGPGNVLDLGVPKIEPEWLVSGYAYTAHQDDKTLCAAQAVFHGQAKSLLVSGDRYWLDGRATPPQPFERLRLDWGHAYGGPGESENPEGIGSFDETVNGVHTRRLPNVELPGARQDAPGRRIVPAGFGAVPPDRPQRLSLMGRAYDQQWLQHDYPGFADDMDWRYFNAAPADQRLPGQRELPPGAGYELWNMHPRQPVMRGQLPDWQARCFASFQKDGGALSEISLRLSTAWFFPHAERVILIWHGASPIAEDDAADVKHIMPALELRGQPRPLAHYQQVLQQRIDPAKAVLVLRDSDLVPKEVMGPWAGDQMPDIASLPLVRNLRAGRQREHERLRARLLAQGLDPEQHLPPLSEPDLQPPASVDDLPDFAEKADRALEQMREAALARSAESRAQAVAHGMPAAVQPDIAIPPLSQMDPHKLSGEIKASIDKAMAEVASRTGKPVQRRFDPDRLLRDLARLEEDAARERRTPLTSDEAAESARLREQAGRSARMGHLYGAHLLEPAPPASSLRSRRLRRRLEAAASGERRFAGMSFVGANLSGLDLRGADFTEANLEDVDFSDARLDGCNFTRAVLARTRLVRASLTDARLDEANLGGAQCEGANFTGASFVQARCSKTIFRSCVLAKAVFNQADLAESEWVRCDARGSHWEQMAMAKLALEDMAFDDATFKQVSWIECSFRGVSFVRAALNACAFVTVDAQEGVDFTEASLVTCSFVHGCSLVQAVFCAASLRQCGLRGALLVGADLAKARLEGCDLSECDLRRARLEGLHAGESLFIRADLREASLRGANLIDANLSKADLRFASLQDANLFRADVSQAAMDGSTTFTGAYTQGAKTLPARRTEPVR from the coding sequence ATGAAGACCATCAAGCCCTTTCGCCTGAGCATCCTCACGCGGCCCTTCCGGCGGCAGCGGCAAGACCTGCTGGGCGTCTCGGTCTTCGCGATGGCGAGCCTGGCGCCCGAGCCGCTGCTGATGCCCGACCAGGATCTCTGGAAGCTGGCGGCCGACGAGATCGGGCCCGGCAACGTGCTGGACCTGGGCGTGCCCAAGATCGAGCCGGAGTGGCTGGTCAGCGGCTATGCGTACACGGCGCACCAGGACGACAAGACGCTGTGCGCGGCCCAGGCCGTCTTCCATGGCCAGGCCAAGTCGTTGCTGGTGAGCGGTGATCGCTACTGGCTTGACGGCCGCGCTACGCCTCCCCAGCCTTTCGAGCGCTTGAGGCTGGATTGGGGACATGCCTATGGCGGCCCGGGCGAGTCCGAAAACCCCGAAGGCATCGGCAGCTTCGATGAAACGGTCAACGGCGTGCATACGCGCCGGCTTCCCAATGTCGAGTTGCCCGGCGCGCGCCAGGATGCACCCGGGCGGCGCATCGTGCCTGCGGGTTTCGGCGCCGTACCCCCCGATCGGCCGCAGCGGCTCTCGCTGATGGGGCGCGCCTACGACCAGCAGTGGCTGCAGCACGACTACCCGGGTTTCGCCGACGACATGGACTGGCGCTACTTCAATGCCGCGCCTGCCGACCAGCGCCTGCCCGGCCAGCGCGAACTACCGCCGGGCGCCGGCTACGAACTGTGGAACATGCACCCCCGGCAGCCGGTGATGCGCGGCCAGCTGCCCGATTGGCAGGCGCGATGCTTCGCCAGCTTCCAGAAAGACGGTGGCGCGCTGTCGGAAATTTCGCTGCGCCTGAGCACGGCCTGGTTTTTTCCGCACGCCGAGCGAGTCATCCTGATCTGGCACGGTGCATCGCCCATCGCCGAGGACGACGCGGCCGACGTCAAGCACATCATGCCCGCGCTCGAGTTGCGCGGGCAGCCGCGGCCGCTCGCCCACTACCAACAGGTGCTGCAGCAACGCATCGATCCAGCCAAGGCGGTGCTGGTCCTGCGCGACAGCGACCTGGTCCCCAAGGAGGTCATGGGGCCGTGGGCCGGCGACCAGATGCCCGATATCGCCTCGCTTCCGCTGGTGCGCAACCTGCGCGCAGGCCGGCAGCGCGAGCACGAACGCCTGCGCGCCCGCCTGCTGGCGCAGGGCCTGGATCCCGAGCAGCATCTGCCGCCACTGTCCGAACCGGACTTGCAGCCGCCTGCCTCCGTGGACGATCTGCCCGACTTTGCCGAGAAGGCCGATCGGGCCCTCGAGCAAATGCGCGAGGCGGCCCTTGCCCGCAGCGCCGAGAGCCGGGCTCAGGCCGTCGCGCACGGGATGCCCGCTGCGGTTCAACCCGATATCGCTATCCCGCCGCTGTCGCAGATGGATCCGCACAAGCTGTCCGGCGAGATCAAGGCGAGCATCGACAAGGCCATGGCGGAGGTGGCGTCTCGGACCGGCAAGCCTGTGCAGCGCCGGTTCGACCCGGACCGCCTGCTGCGCGACCTCGCGCGCCTCGAGGAAGACGCGGCGCGCGAGCGCCGGACGCCCCTCACATCCGACGAGGCCGCCGAAAGCGCGCGGCTGCGCGAGCAGGCCGGGCGCAGCGCGCGCATGGGACACCTCTACGGCGCACACCTGCTCGAGCCGGCGCCGCCGGCCAGCAGCCTGCGCTCCAGACGGCTGCGTCGGCGTCTCGAGGCCGCAGCCAGCGGTGAGCGTCGTTTCGCAGGCATGAGCTTCGTCGGTGCCAACCTCTCGGGCCTGGACCTGCGCGGTGCCGACTTCACGGAAGCGAACCTCGAAGACGTCGACTTCAGCGACGCGCGGCTCGACGGCTGCAACTTCACGCGCGCGGTGCTTGCGCGCACGCGGCTTGTCCGGGCTTCGCTCACCGATGCACGGCTGGACGAGGCCAACTTGGGTGGCGCGCAGTGCGAAGGCGCGAACTTCACGGGTGCGAGCTTCGTGCAGGCGCGTTGCAGCAAGACCATTTTTCGTTCCTGCGTGCTGGCGAAGGCCGTGTTCAACCAAGCCGATCTGGCCGAAAGCGAATGGGTGCGTTGCGATGCGCGCGGCTCGCACTGGGAGCAGATGGCGATGGCCAAGCTGGCACTGGAAGACATGGCTTTCGACGACGCCACGTTCAAGCAGGTGAGCTGGATCGAGTGCAGCTTCAGGGGGGTGTCTTTCGTACGCGCCGCGCTGAACGCCTGTGCTTTCGTCACCGTCGATGCGCAGGAGGGGGTCGACTTCACCGAGGCCAGCCTCGTCACCTGTTCCTTCGTCCATGGCTGTAGCCTGGTGCAGGCCGTGTTCTGCGCCGCTTCGCTCAGGCAGTGCGGCCTGCGCGGCGCCCTATTGGTCGGCGCCGATCTCGCGAAGGCACGTCTTGAAGGCTGCGACCTCTCCGAGTGCGACCTGCGGCGCGCGCGGCTGGAGGGATTGCATGCCGGCGAGAGCCTGTTCATTCGCGCGGACTTGCGCGAAGCCTCGTTGCGCGGTGCCAACCTCATCGATGCCAATCTTTCCAAGGCCGACCTGCGCTTTGCCAGCCTGCAGGACGCCAATTTGTTTCGCGCCGACGTGTCGCAGGCCGCCATGGATGGCTCGACCACCTTCACCGGCGCCTACACCCAGGGAGCCAAGACCTTGCCTGCACGAAGGACTGAGCCGGTTCGATGA
- a CDS encoding pentapeptide repeat-containing protein: MTVEELLDKIRHGEPVIKASFAGQDLSGVDLSGAQMEHVDLSRTNLRGASLDDSSLAQCNFDQANLSAASLRGVRAFRCRLEAAQLGRAFMQDSNFFESSLAHADFEKAQMERVAFVRCELGHAVLKPGICDQIVITESRVDQLDCRGAQLLHLMFFRMDLRTVEFAQARCDGSILMECNLEGQRLPHTAFLRCQFTDSAMAGVDFSGAVLTQSNFKGAVLTKANFSGVDAAQTMFPEADLREANCSGAIFDQSIWADAKLEGADFSRSRLPLSVFHRAQAGGASFRDADLQDADFSYARLHSADLREARFLRTRFHRAARTDARFSGSGGIIENDPELFKAQEILPPR, from the coding sequence ATGACAGTCGAAGAACTTCTGGACAAGATTCGGCATGGCGAACCGGTGATCAAGGCGAGTTTCGCGGGCCAGGACCTCAGCGGCGTCGACTTGTCGGGGGCACAGATGGAGCACGTCGACCTGAGCCGGACGAATCTGCGTGGCGCCAGCCTCGACGACAGTTCGCTGGCGCAATGCAACTTCGATCAAGCGAACCTCTCGGCGGCCAGCTTGAGAGGCGTGCGCGCGTTTCGGTGTCGGTTGGAAGCCGCGCAACTCGGCCGCGCGTTCATGCAGGACAGCAACTTCTTCGAGTCTTCGCTGGCTCACGCGGATTTCGAGAAGGCGCAAATGGAGCGGGTGGCTTTTGTCCGGTGCGAGCTCGGGCACGCGGTGTTGAAACCCGGCATCTGCGATCAGATCGTCATCACCGAATCACGGGTCGATCAGCTCGATTGCCGTGGGGCCCAGCTGTTGCACCTGATGTTCTTTCGCATGGACCTGCGCACGGTGGAGTTCGCCCAGGCCCGATGCGATGGTTCGATCCTGATGGAGTGCAATCTCGAAGGCCAGCGCTTGCCGCACACCGCCTTCCTGCGCTGCCAGTTCACCGACAGCGCGATGGCAGGTGTCGACTTCAGCGGGGCCGTGCTGACCCAGAGCAACTTCAAGGGCGCCGTGCTGACCAAGGCGAACTTCAGCGGGGTGGATGCCGCCCAGACGATGTTCCCGGAGGCCGATCTGCGTGAAGCGAATTGCAGCGGTGCCATCTTCGATCAGTCGATCTGGGCCGACGCCAAACTCGAAGGTGCCGATTTCAGCCGCTCGCGCCTGCCGCTGAGCGTGTTCCATCGCGCGCAGGCCGGGGGGGCCAGCTTTCGCGACGCGGACCTGCAGGATGCCGATTTTTCCTATGCCCGACTTCATTCCGCGGATTTGCGCGAGGCACGTTTTCTGCGCACCCGCTTTCATCGGGCCGCGCGCACAGATGCGCGCTTTTCGGGAAGCGGTGGCATCATCGAAAACGATCCGGAGCTGTTCAAGGCTCAAGAGATCCTTCCGCCGCGCTGA
- a CDS encoding DUF3540 domain-containing protein: MTVVSLHKVSKLTAPVHFQGVVAALLPDGRVTVDDEQGAVWVCRRAASCLLKPARGDTVLVSGPDSARAYLIAVIEQADASSSCIEAAGDVTFASAGNGRVTIASASELRLRADRRFVLKAEEGECDIGELRLVTRAVQAAAGSVRLVGKVFETVADRIVQMARQTLRLTDEVDQVRAGHIDHKASETVRIHGHHTMVTGQELVKVDAAQIHMG, encoded by the coding sequence ATGACAGTCGTTTCACTGCACAAGGTCTCGAAGCTGACGGCTCCGGTTCACTTCCAGGGGGTGGTCGCCGCATTGCTGCCGGACGGGCGTGTCACCGTCGACGACGAGCAGGGTGCTGTCTGGGTCTGCCGGCGCGCGGCGAGCTGCCTGCTCAAACCGGCCCGCGGCGATACCGTGCTGGTGTCCGGTCCCGACAGCGCGCGAGCCTACCTGATCGCCGTGATCGAGCAGGCCGATGCGTCGTCGAGCTGCATCGAGGCGGCGGGCGACGTCACCTTCGCGTCTGCCGGCAACGGCCGGGTGACCATTGCGAGTGCCTCGGAGCTCAGGCTTCGCGCGGACAGGCGCTTCGTACTCAAGGCGGAAGAGGGCGAGTGCGACATCGGTGAACTGCGGCTGGTGACGCGCGCCGTGCAGGCCGCGGCCGGAAGCGTGCGGCTGGTCGGCAAGGTATTCGAGACCGTGGCCGATCGCATCGTGCAGATGGCGCGCCAGACGCTGCGCCTGACGGATGAAGTCGACCAGGTGCGTGCCGGCCACATCGACCACAAGGCCAGCGAGACAGTGCGCATTCATGGCCACCACACCATGGTCACCGGCCAGGAGCTGGTGAAGGTGGACGCGGCCCAGATCCACATGGGCTAG
- a CDS encoding DUF4150 domain-containing protein → MFANCQLMGMDMAFPDVCKTPVPIPYPNMAMGPMAVPNAWNILFMAMPAHNMATTTPITLGDQPGVLGGVVSQTFMQQSRHVTGAFTVLLKGTPATRVTSITVQNRCNIVGMRVVPSQFKVLMLAA, encoded by the coding sequence ATGTTTGCCAACTGCCAGCTCATGGGAATGGACATGGCATTCCCCGACGTCTGCAAGACGCCGGTGCCCATTCCATACCCGAACATGGCCATGGGACCGATGGCTGTTCCGAATGCCTGGAACATCCTCTTCATGGCGATGCCCGCGCACAACATGGCGACGACCACGCCCATCACCCTGGGGGATCAGCCGGGGGTATTGGGCGGCGTCGTGTCGCAGACGTTCATGCAGCAATCGCGTCATGTGACAGGCGCGTTCACCGTGCTTCTGAAGGGTACGCCGGCCACGCGGGTCACCAGCATCACGGTGCAGAACCGTTGCAACATCGTCGGCATGCGCGTCGTGCCGAGCCAGTTCAAGGTGCTGATGCTCGCAGCTTGA
- a CDS encoding PP2C family protein-serine/threonine phosphatase, with protein MLETTRAFAVPISTSQFSCVGERSGNQDAIGYHLDEYNACFVVSDGVGGNAGGELAARIAVDTALNTFVDNPSVEKEDIQHAVKAANDAILAKQRELADQSRMSATIVSLFVDRTSGQACWAHVGDSRLYWFRRGALMQRTEDHSLSERSGEAAMENGVNGGERLVKTNLLYRALGARATAETTVSTPQRLADGDAFLLCTDGLWQLISQQVMERSLQLADSAEEWLALLRRAAEAKADESRDNYSALAVWVGFPQQVTLAGTAAPRPSA; from the coding sequence GTGCTTGAGACCACCCGTGCCTTCGCGGTTCCCATTTCCACCTCGCAGTTCTCCTGCGTGGGCGAGCGCAGCGGCAACCAGGACGCCATCGGCTACCACCTCGACGAATACAACGCCTGCTTCGTCGTGAGCGACGGCGTCGGCGGCAACGCGGGCGGCGAACTGGCCGCGCGCATTGCGGTCGACACCGCGCTCAACACCTTCGTGGACAATCCGTCGGTCGAGAAGGAAGACATCCAGCACGCGGTAAAGGCAGCCAACGACGCCATCCTTGCAAAGCAGCGGGAGCTTGCCGACCAGAGCCGGATGAGCGCGACCATCGTCTCGCTCTTCGTCGACCGCACCAGCGGCCAGGCCTGCTGGGCCCACGTGGGCGACAGCCGCCTCTACTGGTTCCGCCGCGGCGCGCTGATGCAGCGCACCGAAGACCACAGCCTGTCGGAACGCTCAGGCGAAGCCGCCATGGAGAACGGCGTCAACGGCGGCGAGCGGCTGGTGAAGACCAACCTGCTGTACCGCGCACTTGGCGCGCGTGCCACGGCCGAGACCACGGTGTCGACACCGCAGCGCCTCGCCGATGGCGACGCGTTCCTGCTGTGCACCGACGGCCTGTGGCAGCTCATCTCGCAGCAAGTGATGGAACGCTCGCTGCAGCTCGCCGACAGCGCCGAAGAATGGCTCGCGCTGCTGCGCCGCGCGGCCGAAGCCAAGGCCGACGAATCGCGCGACAACTACTCGGCGCTGGCGGTGTGGGTGGGATTTCCGCAGCAGGTCACGCTGGCGGGAACGGCTGCGCCGCGCCCATCCGCCTGA
- the tagH gene encoding type VI secretion system-associated FHA domain protein TagH: MRWTVIEHAGKPVTSGPSALLAAPGGTIGRSPDNHLVLPDEQRQISRLQATVRFDEHGVEVLRNMSAVLPISVNGRTLQHEEEAPVADGDRVTIGSYVLEAASGNRIAAAAPVAPVAAMVPPPSFSQPAAAPAPVRGVPAPHAMATTPVDSLLPAAPVSDVFSDLFGAGALPIGEAQAVTVAMPPPASATPRAEAPAAPAMPATPVAAPAFAPPPAAVPPPSQASTRTSAASQIPSAADWDAILANAPRREKSAPEPMPDPLAHEPFELPSQARRNPVDPLSELSPRATQPGNDMSDVALKRGVDPLSFFAADSNAPSPLSDPRPTALTHEDPLREVHPALDLLAKPATAPQGHSHSNHAREVSAQFRPPNPVAFDPPPHEKPKKVEAVAVPVEPPPPAPAPAVSASRPVAPPEPAAPPPEPVAPAPVATAQAPVAAAGAPTSPSSSDELFRAFLEGAGVPDVAGQQPLDAEAMRRLGRLMRAFTDGTIELLSSRAMLKREVRAEITMIVDEENNPFKILPNGRAVLMQMFGARMPGFLSPEAAVHDALGDLQSHQLGMVAGMRAALLTVLKRFDPTALNDATPHDGGLGEKLLPGGREARLWRQLQKLHAETTAAVEDDFQAVFGRAFQQAYDKEMERLKEARRA, encoded by the coding sequence ATGCGTTGGACGGTGATCGAACATGCCGGCAAGCCGGTGACATCGGGGCCCTCGGCCTTGCTTGCGGCACCGGGCGGAACCATCGGCCGCAGCCCCGACAACCACCTGGTGCTGCCCGACGAGCAACGCCAGATCTCGCGCCTGCAAGCCACCGTGCGCTTCGATGAGCACGGCGTCGAAGTGCTGCGCAACATGAGCGCGGTGCTGCCCATCAGCGTGAACGGCCGCACGCTGCAGCACGAAGAAGAGGCGCCCGTTGCCGATGGCGACCGCGTGACCATCGGCAGCTATGTGCTCGAAGCGGCGAGTGGCAATCGCATTGCTGCGGCCGCACCGGTCGCACCTGTTGCAGCCATGGTGCCGCCGCCATCGTTCTCGCAACCGGCCGCCGCACCGGCACCTGTGCGCGGGGTTCCCGCACCGCACGCAATGGCCACGACTCCCGTGGATTCGCTGCTGCCCGCCGCGCCGGTCTCCGATGTGTTCTCGGATCTCTTCGGCGCGGGCGCGCTGCCCATCGGCGAAGCGCAAGCTGTCACTGTGGCAATGCCTCCACCCGCATCGGCAACGCCGCGCGCCGAAGCACCTGCGGCCCCTGCCATGCCGGCAACGCCTGTTGCCGCACCTGCATTTGCTCCACCGCCAGCGGCAGTGCCGCCACCGTCACAGGCAAGCACTCGCACAAGTGCCGCGTCGCAGATTCCTTCTGCGGCCGATTGGGATGCGATTCTTGCCAATGCGCCGCGCCGCGAAAAGAGCGCGCCCGAGCCCATGCCCGACCCCTTGGCGCACGAACCGTTCGAACTGCCCTCGCAGGCGCGCAGGAACCCGGTCGATCCACTCTCCGAACTGAGCCCACGCGCCACCCAGCCGGGCAACGATATGTCCGACGTCGCGTTGAAGCGCGGCGTCGACCCGCTTTCTTTCTTTGCAGCCGACAGCAACGCGCCCTCGCCGCTTTCCGATCCGCGCCCGACCGCGCTGACCCACGAAGACCCGCTGCGCGAGGTGCATCCCGCACTCGACCTGCTTGCAAAGCCGGCCACCGCACCGCAAGGGCACAGCCATTCGAACCATGCGCGGGAAGTGTCCGCGCAGTTCAGGCCGCCCAACCCCGTGGCCTTCGATCCACCGCCTCACGAGAAGCCGAAGAAGGTGGAGGCGGTGGCAGTGCCGGTGGAGCCGCCACCGCCAGCACCAGCACCGGCGGTATCGGCGTCCAGACCCGTGGCACCGCCTGAACCGGCTGCGCCGCCACCCGAGCCTGTCGCACCTGCGCCGGTTGCCACCGCACAAGCCCCGGTGGCCGCAGCTGGAGCGCCCACATCGCCGTCCTCATCGGACGAGCTCTTCAGGGCCTTTCTCGAAGGTGCCGGTGTGCCCGACGTCGCCGGCCAGCAGCCGCTCGACGCCGAAGCCATGCGGCGCCTCGGCCGGCTCATGCGTGCGTTCACCGACGGCACCATCGAGCTGCTCTCGTCGCGCGCCATGCTCAAGCGCGAAGTGCGCGCCGAGATCACGATGATCGTCGACGAGGAAAACAACCCGTTCAAGATTCTTCCCAACGGGCGCGCCGTGCTCATGCAGATGTTCGGCGCGCGCATGCCCGGCTTCCTGTCGCCCGAAGCGGCCGTGCACGACGCGCTCGGCGACCTGCAGTCGCACCAGCTCGGCATGGTGGCCGGCATGCGCGCCGCATTGCTCACGGTGCTCAAGCGCTTCGACCCCACCGCGCTGAACGACGCCACGCCGCACGACGGCGGCCTCGGCGAAAAGCTGCTGCCCGGCGGGCGCGAGGCGCGCTTGTGGCGCCAGTTGCAGAAGCTGCATGCGGAAACCACCGCAGCCGTCGAAGACGACTTCCAGGCCGTCTTCGGCCGCGCCTTCCAGCAGGCCTACGACAAGGAGATGGAACGACTGAAGGAGGCACGCCGTGCTTGA
- a CDS encoding TssQ family T6SS-associated lipoprotein translates to MKSCLPALALTLFLAAGCTTTPAPEPPQPERLSQQVARTTLERAQQAYDEGDYAKAITTLKSGGVSVFDAAEPATRLDAMKLEAFSYCVANQVPECRTQFRKLLDAFPNFDLSVAERKHPVWGPAFEAAKRMKR, encoded by the coding sequence TTGAAGTCATGTCTGCCTGCTTTGGCGCTCACCTTATTTCTAGCTGCCGGTTGCACCACCACGCCTGCGCCCGAACCGCCGCAACCCGAGCGCCTGAGCCAGCAAGTGGCGCGCACCACGCTCGAACGCGCGCAGCAGGCGTATGACGAAGGCGACTATGCAAAGGCCATTACCACCCTGAAGAGCGGCGGCGTCTCGGTGTTCGATGCCGCGGAGCCCGCCACGCGGCTCGATGCAATGAAGCTCGAGGCGTTCAGCTACTGCGTGGCCAACCAGGTGCCCGAATGCCGCACGCAGTTCCGCAAGCTGCTCGATGCTTTTCCCAACTTCGACCTGAGCGTTGCCGAACGCAAGCACCCGGTGTGGGGCCCCGCGTTCGAGGCAGCCAAGCGGATGAAGCGTTGA
- the tssJ gene encoding type VI secretion system lipoprotein TssJ, which yields MHRRTLLQGALATAPLFGGLSGCASTAKSLPTPYAVTIRIDDGVNPDGRGQPAPILVKVFELKSSGNFETADYFALQDRDRETLMTELVNADQAIMRSGEERIFKREAGLDSRAIGIIAGYRKLEASRWRIVLPLKEPKQTNLYKVWQFSPSEQTVRVAIRKTGIELLPSR from the coding sequence ATGCATCGACGAACCTTGCTTCAAGGCGCACTTGCAACCGCACCGTTGTTTGGTGGCCTCAGTGGATGCGCATCGACTGCGAAGTCATTGCCTACACCCTATGCAGTCACCATTCGCATCGACGATGGCGTCAACCCCGACGGACGCGGCCAGCCGGCGCCGATTCTCGTCAAAGTCTTCGAACTGAAATCTTCCGGTAACTTCGAGACGGCAGACTACTTTGCACTACAGGACCGCGATCGCGAAACGCTCATGACAGAGCTCGTGAACGCCGACCAAGCCATCATGCGCAGCGGCGAAGAGCGCATCTTCAAGCGGGAAGCGGGGCTCGACTCGCGGGCCATCGGCATCATTGCCGGCTACCGCAAGCTGGAGGCTTCGCGCTGGCGCATCGTCTTGCCGCTCAAGGAGCCGAAGCAAACCAATCTCTACAAGGTGTGGCAGTTTTCGCCAAGCGAGCAAACCGTGCGAGTCGCCATCCGCAAGACGGGCATCGAGTTACTACCAAGTCGTTAA
- the tssK gene encoding type VI secretion system baseplate subunit TssK has product MVTVRNPGAGRQGAHPQALANRVVWSEGMYLRPQHFQQLERYVEQYVTRRTAGLQGAYWGWLHLDIDRDAYALGRVSLLGGAGVLPDGTPFSFGAEDAPLPYEVPSDLTDELIVLALPLRRTGSEEVIFSEDEGSAARFGVIEREVADGNAVALGPAVLQLAKPRLRLARASSLSAEWQAIGAVRVIERRTDHKLVVDANYIPPVLDASAHAMLRSMIAELHGLLTQRSEALASRLSQPGRGGVSEVSDFLLLELVNRYLATTWHAQQAVQVHPEQLFTDWFKLACHLATHTSPTRRPVVWPVYDHDNLNESIRPLMEELRRSLSAVLEQSAIAIELEERSHGVRVGRMPDPVLVRNAGFVLAVHADLPADAIQQRFPTQVKIGSVERIRDLVQLQLPGVTVRPLPVAPRQIPYNAGYHYFELDKSGDMWRQLEKSGGVAMHLAGDFPGLAMEFWAIRP; this is encoded by the coding sequence TTGGTGACAGTTCGCAATCCGGGCGCTGGCAGGCAGGGCGCCCACCCGCAGGCGTTGGCGAATCGCGTGGTGTGGTCCGAAGGCATGTACCTGCGGCCCCAGCACTTCCAGCAACTGGAGCGCTATGTCGAGCAGTACGTCACTCGCCGCACGGCGGGCCTGCAAGGCGCCTATTGGGGATGGCTTCACCTGGACATCGACCGCGACGCCTATGCGCTCGGCCGCGTGTCATTGCTTGGCGGTGCCGGCGTGCTGCCCGATGGCACGCCGTTCTCGTTTGGCGCCGAAGATGCGCCGCTGCCTTATGAAGTGCCGAGCGACCTGACCGATGAACTCATCGTGCTCGCATTGCCGCTGCGGCGCACCGGCAGTGAAGAAGTCATCTTTTCCGAAGACGAAGGTTCTGCCGCGCGCTTCGGCGTGATCGAGCGCGAGGTGGCCGACGGCAATGCGGTGGCGCTCGGCCCCGCGGTGCTGCAACTCGCAAAGCCGCGCCTTCGCCTGGCGCGCGCATCGTCGTTGTCGGCGGAGTGGCAGGCCATTGGCGCGGTGCGCGTGATAGAGCGCCGCACCGACCACAAGCTGGTGGTCGATGCCAACTACATTCCGCCGGTGCTCGATGCCTCGGCCCACGCCATGCTGCGCAGCATGATTGCCGAGCTGCATGGGCTGCTCACGCAGCGCTCCGAAGCCTTGGCATCGCGCCTTTCGCAGCCCGGCCGCGGCGGCGTGAGCGAGGTGTCCGACTTTCTTTTGCTCGAGCTGGTCAACCGCTATCTCGCGACCACATGGCATGCACAGCAGGCGGTGCAGGTGCACCCCGAGCAGCTGTTCACCGATTGGTTCAAGCTGGCGTGCCACCTGGCCACGCACACATCGCCCACGCGGCGCCCCGTGGTGTGGCCGGTGTACGACCACGACAACCTCAACGAGAGCATCCGGCCGCTGATGGAAGAGCTGCGGCGATCGCTGTCGGCGGTGCTCGAGCAGAGCGCCATTGCCATCGAGCTCGAAGAACGCAGCCACGGCGTACGCGTGGGCCGCATGCCCGACCCGGTGCTGGTGCGCAACGCGGGCTTCGTGCTCGCGGTGCATGCGGACCTGCCCGCGGATGCCATCCAGCAGCGCTTTCCCACGCAGGTCAAGATCGGCTCGGTTGAGCGCATTCGCGACCTGGTGCAGTTGCAATTGCCCGGCGTCACGGTGCGGCCGCTACCTGTGGCACCGCGGCAGATTCCATACAACGCGGGCTACCACTATTTCGAGCTCGACAAGAGCGGCGACATGTGGCGCCAGCTCGAAAAATCGGGCGGCGTTGCAATGCACCTGGCTGGCGACTTTCCAGGCCTGGCCATGGAGTTCTGGGCCATTCGTCCGTGA